In bacterium, a single window of DNA contains:
- a CDS encoding ATP-binding protein, with protein sequence MAKKGSRTCQSFTSARRRPTELGRIPGLTLPWTFTLPQVAVFMAALMVGLFLVRLGMTAWVLVPLLGGAAAVGRALRRVSVDGRGFAAGAGGKVRFWMHRQSHKELTNRSADLVAGNVAVGDDHSVWLLFSVEPANYGLLADTAEGLRSLGAVEQLVLAVGGERWRLLSTVEQLSAGTVADRMRRASQATSWEAEIAAETARIRSAELTERRFWLWVQAGHVPMGSNLVGWWHRALRTFGYTRAARADAIGWERLAARTEQVVSRAAGSVPLRAATLDEVTALLERVPFGATTPREPTEPDDYPHLMLPQSRPDALTVGRGMVEGASAWHRGAAEWCEPTSGVVLAATRHGTVAHTTAALSEIPSTWTVPGGGEVLWALDALEDPWDWLVDVTVTPHAVAAARARNLDRQLAGQWSQHDGDPAGAPPELRLAVEQVAGQREALAARTDSDEYNICVLFSTAVRVVGDDVAAAVGTLRSRMHRLEARAAAVGMSVAVPSGDQIAARGVWLPRVSSARYLHDYMQVVLSDGLAGLGPLLQSRLGDPQGALLGVHDERGWLEPILFDPTLGPRARSVGAEPQSPSIGVVGSLGSGKSVFLKRCLWTTLAAGGQCVVVDRSERDVGEYVSFAEVVGQVTDLKVEVIDVTEGSVSLDPLRTLSDRRAAAEVAVRLLSHVLDLDARSTVATQLGRAAARCHGQSLLELMDKAADGDETTPPAVWSEHRNLIAHLAENTVAGALFDPRRRPADLSADLVVLHAPGLALADTTDTAADIAAAAVVLGTLLVGHAATFAHPRFAALLLDEAWSLVRDPKAQASVVEALRDGRKHNTGVWIGTQSANDFASTELRELLGQVAVFRSRNPEAATAAAALAGADPDIAAPLLTDLPTGTMLWRDIYGRLGVVDVLLPADPRAAAAIDTTPAPALVTQR encoded by the coding sequence ATGGCGAAGAAGGGCAGCCGGACGTGCCAATCGTTCACGTCAGCCCGCCGCCGCCCGACCGAGCTGGGCAGGATCCCAGGGCTAACGCTCCCGTGGACGTTCACGCTCCCACAGGTGGCCGTGTTCATGGCGGCTCTCATGGTCGGCCTGTTCCTCGTCCGGCTGGGGATGACCGCGTGGGTGCTGGTACCTCTGTTGGGCGGCGCAGCTGCCGTTGGTCGGGCCTTGCGACGCGTCAGCGTGGACGGCCGCGGGTTCGCTGCGGGGGCTGGCGGCAAGGTGCGTTTCTGGATGCACCGCCAGTCCCACAAGGAGTTGACGAACCGTTCCGCCGACTTGGTGGCCGGCAATGTCGCGGTCGGCGACGACCATTCGGTGTGGCTGCTGTTCTCGGTGGAGCCCGCCAACTACGGGCTGCTGGCTGACACTGCCGAGGGGCTTCGGTCCCTCGGCGCGGTGGAGCAGCTGGTCCTGGCCGTGGGCGGGGAGCGGTGGCGCCTGCTTTCGACTGTGGAGCAGTTGAGCGCCGGCACGGTCGCCGACCGGATGCGCCGCGCTTCGCAGGCGACGTCGTGGGAGGCCGAGATCGCCGCTGAGACAGCGCGTATCCGCTCCGCCGAGCTGACCGAGCGGCGCTTCTGGTTGTGGGTGCAGGCCGGGCACGTACCTATGGGTTCCAACCTGGTGGGCTGGTGGCACCGCGCGCTTCGTACCTTCGGGTACACGCGGGCTGCCCGAGCCGACGCTATCGGCTGGGAGCGTCTGGCGGCCCGGACCGAACAGGTCGTGTCCCGCGCGGCGGGGTCGGTGCCGCTCCGAGCGGCGACCCTGGACGAGGTGACGGCGTTGTTGGAACGGGTACCTTTCGGGGCTACGACTCCCCGGGAGCCGACGGAGCCTGACGATTATCCCCACTTGATGCTTCCCCAGTCGCGACCCGACGCTTTGACAGTCGGTCGGGGCATGGTGGAAGGGGCGTCTGCGTGGCACCGCGGCGCTGCCGAGTGGTGCGAACCGACCAGTGGTGTGGTGCTGGCCGCTACCCGTCACGGAACGGTGGCCCACACAACTGCTGCGCTGTCGGAGATCCCGTCCACGTGGACGGTACCTGGCGGCGGCGAAGTGTTGTGGGCGTTGGACGCCCTCGAGGACCCCTGGGATTGGCTTGTGGACGTGACCGTCACTCCCCACGCGGTAGCGGCCGCCCGGGCCCGTAACCTGGACCGCCAACTCGCCGGCCAGTGGTCACAGCATGACGGAGACCCTGCCGGGGCCCCACCGGAGCTGCGTCTAGCTGTCGAGCAGGTGGCAGGTCAGCGGGAGGCGCTGGCGGCACGCACCGACAGCGACGAATACAACATCTGTGTCCTGTTCTCCACGGCGGTGCGGGTGGTAGGCGACGACGTAGCCGCGGCCGTGGGGACGCTCCGCTCCCGCATGCACCGGCTGGAAGCCCGGGCGGCGGCGGTGGGCATGTCCGTGGCTGTCCCATCCGGAGACCAGATCGCCGCCCGGGGAGTGTGGCTTCCCCGCGTGTCCTCGGCCCGCTACCTGCATGACTACATGCAGGTGGTGCTTTCCGACGGGCTGGCCGGGTTAGGTCCGCTGCTCCAATCACGCCTCGGCGACCCGCAGGGCGCTCTGCTGGGCGTGCATGACGAACGCGGCTGGCTGGAACCAATCCTTTTCGACCCAACGCTGGGTCCCCGTGCCAGATCTGTGGGAGCTGAACCGCAGTCCCCCTCGATCGGCGTGGTCGGCAGCCTGGGGTCCGGCAAGTCCGTGTTCTTGAAGCGGTGCCTGTGGACGACTCTCGCTGCTGGGGGTCAGTGCGTGGTCGTTGACCGCAGCGAACGCGACGTGGGCGAGTATGTGTCGTTCGCCGAGGTTGTTGGCCAGGTCACCGACCTGAAGGTGGAGGTGATCGACGTCACTGAGGGGTCGGTCTCCTTGGACCCCCTCCGGACGCTTTCTGACCGGAGGGCCGCAGCCGAGGTCGCGGTCCGGTTGCTGTCCCACGTTCTCGACCTTGACGCCCGCTCCACGGTGGCTACCCAGTTGGGCCGGGCCGCGGCTCGATGCCACGGCCAGTCGCTGCTGGAGTTGATGGACAAAGCCGCCGACGGAGACGAGACCACTCCCCCAGCGGTGTGGTCCGAGCACCGCAACCTCATCGCACACCTCGCTGAGAACACAGTCGCTGGGGCATTGTTCGACCCGCGTCGGCGGCCGGCGGACTTGTCCGCCGACTTGGTGGTGCTCCACGCCCCGGGCCTGGCCTTGGCTGACACAACGGACACCGCCGCCGACATCGCGGCGGCTGCGGTTGTGTTGGGGACGCTGCTGGTAGGCCACGCCGCGACGTTTGCGCATCCCCGCTTCGCCGCCCTGCTTCTGGACGAGGCATGGTCGCTGGTTCGGGACCCGAAGGCGCAGGCCTCGGTCGTAGAGGCCTTACGAGACGGGCGTAAGCACAACACGGGCGTGTGGATCGGCACGCAGTCGGCAAACGACTTCGCCTCCACCGAACTGCGCGAGCTGTTGGGGCAGGTTGCTGTGTTCCGTTCCCGTAACCCGGAGGCGGCGACCGCCGCCGCCGCACTCGCCGGCGCCGACCCCGACATAGCCGCTCCCCTGCTGACCGACCTGCCTACGGGCACGATGCTCTGGCGGGACATATACGGCCGCCTGGGCGTAGTCGACGTGCTTCTGCCAGCAGACCCCCGCGCCGCGGCGGCTATCGACACCACACCGGCGCCGGCGCTGGTAACGCAGAGATGA